AAATATATGCTCCAAATTCAGATACATTTTTACTATATATGAATTGACATCCTCCCTGTGGTAGTGTAAAGTTGAACTACATGTtaaaagttatatgtatatactctattgGTCTTACTTACTAATTTCAAAACAAAGTGAAATAGGACTGATAGTGAAATTAAGCAGGGGAGCAATATAATTAATACACTACACTGTttgaaaaaaaacgtaattttaatcggaaggtccccgtaaaaatatactgttctcaaccgtatttcagtaaaacacatgcgaccgtaattttacctttgttattatcttttacaggttgatgaccgcaatattactcttttacgtcaatgtaactttttttaaaacggtaaaaatcctggaataaatgttgcctgacatttaccgtttttaatgcaaattttttaacagcgTATGGCATATTTGGCGAAACTTGGAATGAGAGCATCTCAAATTAAACACcagagaagaaaagagagaagtAAACTAGGAGATGGATGCTCTCGGATTAAGAGAGAAAGAGTAGGGATTGTAATCATGAAGACAGGATCTCATGGAAAGGAAGAGATAAGAGATTCGTGTCTTGGGAGCGAGGCGAGCTGACAAGTTAATAGATTGGAAGGGGAAGAAGGGTTCGGTGCATGAGAGAAGCAGGTGATTCCGGAGGATtgaaagtgtgggggggggggggttatatagaAGGGTTTGAACGTAGGGGATGCCACGGAAAGAGCTTCATTCAGGGCTATCTATTTCTTCTTAGCATCATTTAGTCCAGAGAAGTGTAGCTGAGATGTATCACACATAAATGTCTTAGAGAAGTGTCACTGTGAAGTGTTACTGAGAAGTGTCACAGAAAAGTGTAACAGAAATTTTTTACCGAAAAGTGTTACAGAGAACTTGCGTCAAGAGATATTCTTGTATGTGATTACCCTTCGAAAAGGTGTAAGAGGGATTCTTTAATTTTGGCCGTAAGCTCTACGGGCAGGGGTTGGGGATGCCATTAAACACCAAAGTTCAACGAGACCCAATGTCAAAAAGTTCTTGGGTTGACAGGTTCAAAAGTTTCAGGGAAAATCCTTTCGTAAACCTTTCGTTTCTCTTTATCCAAGTTTACAAAATTTTCGAAAGACAACAATTTCTGAAATCGCTACTTTGAGATGCGCCACAGAGCCAATAAGATCAAACACTTGAACAGAACATTCCTACTtggaaaaaatagaatatcaaaCACTGCTTGCGAGGTACAGACTATAGAAGATAAGTGATAAAGCCAGGAGATCTGGATGATCAGGGAAATCATGCATCAAACAATCTTTTTACTTTGACTGATAAAGTAcaactgttattattaatatcattattattactatctaaactacaaccctagttggaaatgcagaatgctataagaccaagggctccaacaggggaaaaagctcagctaggaaaggaaatgaggaaacagataaaatagtgtggcctaaaacaagaaaactctaacccaagattttgaaagaccatggtacagagactatggcaccatCCAgtaatagagaacaatgatttaattttggagtgtctttctcctagatgaactgcttaccatagctaaagaatgatAAAGTACAATTGCAATATATCAATATTGCCGCCGTATGAAAGTTTCTGTATAAGATCCAACGTGTGTTGCTTATGTACGTACTAATCTGAGATGTGTAACAGATAATATTAAACCTTTATTATTAATTAGTAACATAATCTCTATAAATGAAGCTCTAGAATCTAAAGACAATTGAAGTACAAATACAATAACTCAATGTTGCTGCCCTGTGAAATTTTCTGTATAAGACCCAACTCATGTTGCTTATACCCGTACTAATTTTAGACGTGTAACCGATAAAATCAAACCTTGAGTATTAATTATTAATGCAATCTCTATAATAAGGCTCTAAAATTCAAACAATAATTTAAAATGTGATATATGTTAGTATTCCTATGGTATCCTAACACGGAAGAGATCTTATTGACCTAACTTTTACAGTCCCTGTGTAACGTACTAATGAGTGGACAAACATAGGTGGAATTCCCCTTTACCTTCAGTTAATTAACATTCCAAAGTTAACCTTTTTGATGACCTAAAATAATACTTCGAGGTAATTAACGTGCATAGCTCATTAGGTTGCTGTTATTGGATTTTTAGaatctttattatttaattttccgTGATAGtgagtataaaaaataaaagaatataaggactaataaattataaaaaaatcgaataaattatcaaaactttagagTATTATTTTTTTACAGTGTtacagtaagggggggggggggttcttgtcTAAAATTCGAACTATGGTAATCAACTTGACAGAAAACATAAGAAAAgtaacataataaaaatattcattcattatttttcctCTGACCAAACGTTTTCAAAGACATTTTTACCGAATCACCAAAATATGAGAACTTTCATTAAAACCATAATGGCTTAAGTATATAAACTGTACTTTGCAACAATTTGAGAAAATATTGTACAATAGGTAGGAGTTTCAAGTGAGAAAAGACTGTAACAATATGTTTTGTTAAGAGGTGAACTATAAGGACTAGAGGAGACATAATTCAACCCTCCTTAATGTTATTTCCTATTTACTCAGTGTGAAAAGTGAACCCTCCTAGAATGTAGAAAAGTAattttacaaaaaggaaaaaaaaaaaaaaaatactgaagaaTACAAACAAATTAAACTGACACTATCGACAATGCCGCGTCCAGTCCGATTTCCCGAGCAGCGAGTAACGTTATGAGTTCTAGTAGTGCCAGGTCACTCAGATCAGAAATCATCTGTGGCATTGTGGGAAGAAGGCAGCACAACGGAGAAGAAGCGGACGTCGGCCTCCCGCCACATTTAAAACCTGCCACGCGACTCACCCGCCAGAGGAGGCCATCATGCGAGTCCACCTATTCCCTCAGCGCGTCCTCTGATATACCAAGAAACAGGCGAGGCTCAATTCCACCAGGAGGACTTCCAGCGTCACCATATAGGAGTCAAAAGCATAGGTCCCGTTTCAGGTCGAAAAGTAAATCCCTAGATCAAGGGGTACCGCTTAATGGCCTGAAGCTTCATAGCCCGCGCCACAGACAAGGTGCTTATAGGTCACACGAGTCACTGGTAGTAAGGGGTGCAAAGAAAGAAGTGTTTGGAAGTGAACTTCATGTAGTAAGTGGAGAAGACACTGTAGATGAAGGAAAAGACACAGTAGGTGAAGGAAAAGACAATGTAAATGAAGGGAAAGACACTGTAAATGTAGGAAAAGATAATGTAGATGAAGGACAAGACAATGTAGATGAAGGAAAAGACACTGTAGATGTAGGGAAGGACACCATAGATGTAGGAAAAGACACTATAGATGAAGGAAAAGACACTGCAGTTAAAGGAAAAGAAATTGTGACAGGTTCtcaagaaatatttcaagaaaaatccGATGTAGAGGCAATAGAAAAAACAAAAGACGTAGAGGAACTAAAAAAAACAACAGATGTAGAGGGACTCGATGCAAAAGCCAATTTTGAGGAACTACAAGAAAAAACTGATGTACAGGGACTACAAGAAAGTCTTTTGACAAAAACGCCCCACGAAAAATCAGAGcctattaaaagtaaaaaaaagttccGAGGCAAATCACAAGGAGGCCATTATGATGAGAAATCATACAGCAGATTTAGAGTAACCAAAGTGGAAGAAAAGGCAGATAATGATGTCGGTAACAAATCAACAAAATCAGAAAAGTCTCAAAAGAAACTAGAAGTTCGCAAACTTTTCAGGTCTAGTTTAAAAGGGTCTCATAGAAGAAGAAAATCAGCAAAAATACAAGAATATCCAAAATCAGCAGGAAATCACGTGTCAAAAATACCAAATGAATCTAAACATCTTTCAAAACCAGAAGTAAAAAATGGAGAGCACCAAGATAAGGTAAAAGTAATTGATTCTCAAGAGCAATTGCAGGGAGAACAGAAAGCGAAATTGCAAGGAAAGCACAAAGAGGAACTACAAAAGCAGAACGGGGAACTGCAAAAAGAACAGAAAGATAAGACTGTAGAAGAAGCCAAAGAGGTAGAAAAAGAACAGACAGATGAGACAGTAAAAGAATCAAATGAGGAAGCACAAAAAAAGCGGAACGATGAGATAGCAGACGAATTGAAAGAGGCAGCAGAAGACAAGCAGACAGAAGAGACTGCAGAAGTATCTAAAGAGGTAGAAAACAACCAGAAAGAGGAGACTGCAGAAGAATCTACAGAGAAAGCAGAAAACAAACAGAAAGAGAAGACTGTAGAAAAATCTAAAGAGGAAGCAGAAAACAAACAGAAAGAGGAGACTGTAGAAGAATCTAAAGACGAAGCGGAAAACAAACAGAAAGAGGAGACTGTAGAAGAATCTAAAGAGGAAGCAGGAAACAAGCAGAAAGAAGAGACTGTAGAAGAATCTAAAGAGGAAGCAGAAAACAAGCAGAAAGGGGAGACTGTAGAAGAATCTAAAGAGGAAGCAGGAAACAAGCAGAAAGAGGAGACTGTAGAAGAATCTAAAGAGGAAGCAGAAAACAAGCAGAAAGGGGAGACTGTAGAAGAATCTAAAGAGGAAGCAGGAAACAAGCAGAAAGAGGAGACTGTAGAAGAATCTAAAGAGGAAGCAGAAAACAAGCAGAAAGAGGGGACTGCAGAAGAATCTAAGGAAGAAGGAAACAAACAGAGAGAGGAGACTGTAAAAGAATCTAAAGAGGAAGTAGAAAACAAGCAGAAAAAGGAGACTGTGGAAGAATCTAAAAAGGAGGCAGAAAACAAGCAGAAAGAGGGGACTGCAAAAGAATCCAAAGAAGAAGCAGAAAACAAGCAGAAAGAGGAGACTGCAGAAGAATACAAAGAGGCTTTAAAAGACAAACAGAGAGAAGACACTGTAAAAGAATCTAAAGATATATCAGACGCTAAGCAGGGAGGGAAGACTGCAGAAGTATCTAAAGAGACCACACAAGAAAAAGAGAGTAGGCCAATTGTAGATAAATCTAAAGAGACAGCACAAGGAGAGCAAAAAGAGGAGACGAAAGAGGATCCTAAAGAGCCAAAAGAGGATTCTAAAGAGGCTACGCAAGAACAGACAGAGGAGGCAATTGAAGCATCTAACGAGGTAGTGCACGAAGAACAGGGACAGACGACTGCGGAAGAATTAAAAGAGGCAGCTGAAGTAAAGGAAAGAGAGGAAGCTGCAGAGGACTCTATTAACGCAACCCAAGAAGACCAGAGACAGCAGGCTGCAGAAGAATCTAAAGAGGCAGTACAAGATGAGCAGAAAGAGAAGGCAGCAGAAGAATCTAAAGCAGCAGCACAAGAGCAGATAGAGAGGATAACAGTAGTCTGTAAAGAGGGAATACAAAAGGGAGAGAGCGGAGAAACATCTAAGGAGACACCTCAAGACGAAAAAACAAAAGAttctaaagaaaaagcaaaagaggATAAGAAAGAGGAGAAACCAAAAGTATCTAAAAGGAAATCAAAAGTAGCTCcaaataaagaaaaagttaaaaaaccTTCTGAGCAAGAGGAAAATACGCAAGCTGGCCCAAAAGTAGATGGATTACAAGAAAAAGTGAATGTAGAACAGTACaaggaggaaaaaactgaaaaaaCGCATGACGGACAAGGAGTAGGTGAGCCACAAGAGCCAAAAGCAGATAAAACTGAAGGGGAAATACCTGTGAATGGATCTCAAAAAGAATTAAAGGccaaaaaggttaaagttacaaaATCTAAAATACCTAAAGCTCTAGGAGCAGATGTCTCAAATGAAGCGGAAGTGAACGTTGGCAAAAACTTAAAaccaaagaaaacagcaaagaaaagAAGTGACAGTGATGGCAATACAAATACtgtgaaagataaaaaagaattagCATTAGAGCAATCAACGGCTCTGCCACCCATTTCAGTGACAGACCCAAATGATACACACACACTAAACTTCGAACTCATATTTCAAGAGAACCCTTTGGCGCCGCATGACTGGACAGCGAGCCACGCCAAGTTGTATTACCCTAAAAAGAAGAAGAGGCGCGTTCGAACAACTCCTAAAAAAGAATATCATTCAGACGAAGATATCACCATAGAGCCGAAGGGTATGGATAACTCGGACGAGTGGAGCAATGCCCATTCTTTGGGTCGCAGCTCCAATGGTCGATATGCTGGGCACAGGCGCATCCAGTACCGGTCCATTGGAAACGACTTATCCACTGCAGGGTATTGTCCACGGTGTGACCCTAACGTTGAGAAGAAGCCTAGAAGGGTTAAACGAAGAATATTCAAATCAGGTcagattatcttatttttttcaaaagttaagctcttttaattttgtttcattttgtaCTGTAGTTAGCCTTTTGAAATGCATACTGACATACAATCAAGCTAGAGCTAGAAAACTATAAGGTAAAATTTATCTCGAGGACAGCTAGTCTGAATAACCTGAGTTCTACTCAAGACGATGCTGATGACGAAGGGGGCGAGACGAAAAAGAGGAGCCCATTCAATGGCCTGGAGGAGAAGCGATACAAGGCCCTCATGGAGGAAATCCAAACTCTGATGGATGAAGTCCAGAAGCAGAGGAACGAATTCCGAAATGAACTTCGAATCCTGGCCTCGTGTCTAGACAACAACCGGAAAAACCAGGTTGGCGGTGATTCGACTAAAGAAGAATTGACACAGACTTCACAGGACGAAACGGAGGTGATGCTTACCATTAAGTTCTTTCTCAAGAGTCCTAGTAAGACGCAGTATATCTTGTGATAACAAAATGTTAAATGAATTCTCAAACTATCCCTAATGTGGACAATTTCTTGCATTGTAGTTTCTGGTGAAATCATAGAATCGATTATGGAATGATAACAAAATGTTAAATGAATTCTCAAACTATCCCTAATGTGGACAATTTCTTGCCTTGTAGTGTTGGGTGAGGTCATGGAATACAGAGTTTGGTCAGTAAGACCAATGGTTGTAGAGGGGGTGGGGTCATTCAATTAATTAAAACCAGAGATAACTGGGTGTATAGATATGCTTTGCCTGTATAGACACGCAGGATAATTTACAATCAATTAGTCAATCTGTATGGATTCTTGTCTTTGAAATTCTTGTGAGCGAGTATGGTAATTAACCATGAAGGAGTGATATAAATTCACGAAAAAAACTATCAATTCCCCGTAAAACATCTTTTGCTTTACTTAAACACTGCCGTTGGTTTATTTTCCAGTATTCTCTTTAGCTTTGATTGTTAATGTCTGTTTATACGTACACATCCAATCATGAAATTGTCACCAAAGTAAGTTGTAATTCTTTGCCTCCTTTCAAACATGGTAAAAACACGGCACCCATCAAACAGTTAATGTAATTTGACTGAATTTAAATGTGAGGGAAATGTCCCAATTTCTAGCGAGGCAGCAGAGACACGACCGTAAATCCTTTTACGATAGTAACATGTTGCAAGGATTTGCATGGAACGAATTTTATATCTCAGTGTCTTTGCATAATACACGACAATTCCAACCAGTGTCATTGCGAGATGGAATTGGGTACCAAGTAGTTGTTGTAAGCCCGTACTCCACTTCAAGACGTTTTTGATTCGTTACTCTAAAAAGATAATCATACACAAAGAGTTATTTTATATCCTCTACAAAACATGTAACTATTACCTTGGGACACTGATACACACTGCCCCGGGTATATCATGAATTATCATTTAATGAAAAACATTACAATCTGACTATCTAAGCCAAGAGAATTTCAAGTTGTTTTCAATAACTTTGGTTAACGTAACAGCAATACAGCTTCTGAATGAACAAGTATTAATGCAAACCTATTGTTAGTGGCTTAATTTAACTGTGATTTTACAACCATGTCCATTCACAAAAATCACCTTTACTAAAAATTGAGCTTATTTGAACTTACTGTGATGCTAAATCCCTATCAAAGGTTCATTAAAATTGTAAGTAGGAAATTAAGTTCTATCGTTtctatgggtgtatatatatatatatatatatatatatatatatatatatatatatatatatatataagccactgTTACCTCAAATAGGTGACTCACTGAAATTAATACCAAGCAACACGGGATAATTTAACGATGACCTCAAACTAAATGCCGGGTTCTTGATTATTTACttacagaataaaaacaaaaacaaaaaagtcttTCTTCCGGTtctagaatatgccagactattcggtatatgtgagggaaagaaaaatgagccgtaattagAGCGGGATTCAATTTAGTacgttctggccagtcaaaggactcaaaattctttagcggtagtatctcaacgggtagctggtctcatggcaaacctactacctatatatatatatatatatatatgtatatatatatatatatatatatatgtatatatacacacacaccgtcTCTATTTACTTTTCTGCAGCAAAGTTCCTTCATTCCCCCTTTCTCAGTTACGCTTCTGTGTAACGAGACGCGTAAACATCTGAAGGCTGTATACAATGACTTCAATGTTTGTTTGACTTGGGTGTTATAGTAGCatatgccattctctctctctctctctctctctctctctctctctctctctctctctctctctctctctctctctctctctctctctcctggtggtATAGATTCGTCAAATTTTCTATTAATTTCATTTTGAAACTTACATCAGACTTCGTATCCTAAAGATGAGCTAATTTTGCTATAAACTTTAATAGGGAACAATTGAAAGTTATTTCAATCATACCAATGCACGTACATATTAGTtgtgggtggccgatgtggtaacatccctgactggtgattgccagactggggttcaagccccgctcaaactcgttagttcctttggttgctgcaatctcgccatccttgtgagctaaggatgggggcgatCAGGGAATCTATAGGtcaacctgccgagtcatcagcagccactgcctggccctccttggtactagcttgggtggagagggggcttggggccggatcatattcatatatggtcaatctgtaaggtattgtcctgcttgatagtgtaatgtcactgacccttgactctgccattcatgaggggcctttaaaccttttaacaatTCTGTTATCTAATAAAATCCTTCCACCTCTTCCTCATGAACTCGTTTAGTAACAATATTATCGTATACGTGATGCAACCAGTGCAGTTGCTGTTATATATAATACTGTTACTGCTATTACACTGAAAACAGCTCCTGCTATTACATTTACTTTGCCTCACCTGTGGCCCACTTGCGCCTTGAATGAAGTGCCAAGTGAATCAGATTCAACAATGGGCAATGTGGAAAAACCTATTTACGAAAGAATTTTTTGCGCTTTAACCTAAGATGAAAGTTCATGCTATTTCAAGGAGATTTAAGCAATAAGGTGTATTATAACTAAAACCGTATGATTATCaaatgtaataatagtaataatagtaatgataataatattaataataaaaataataataatcattactattattattattattattattattattattattatcaacgagaCAACTGAATCATATTCATAGACTCACTGAATTAGACAGTTATAGAAGAGAGACAATTAGGTAGGAACCAACAAAAAAGGAGAGGAGGAAGAACATAAGGAACATTGTAAGCAGTAATTTACACATAAGAATGGATCAACAATACGACTAACAGGTTTGAAAATAATGGAGTTCACTATAcaatcagtagagagagagagagagagagagaggagagagagagagagagagagagagagagagagaagagagagagagagagagagagagagagagagagagaaccaacagtgaaattgacagagagagagagagagagagagagagagagagagagacgagagagagagagagacggagagagagagagagagagaaccaacagtgaaattgacagagagagagagagagagagagagagagagagagagagagagagagagagagacaaccaacagtaaaattgagagagagagagagagagagagagagagagagagagagagagagagagagagagccttaccttaccttaccttattttttgtttgggttcccccaggtccctcagtgtgaggcacctcgtatatccaccagagagttgctaatgcatcttccggtgtattttgcatcttccagtcttggatggtctgggatgcatcttaggtatttatcgagcttattcttaaacacatctacgctcacttctgatatgtttcttagatgagctggcagcacattaaatagtcgctgcattatcgatgctggtgcgtagtggattaatgtcctgtgcgcctttctcagtttacctggaatattttttggcactattaatctacctcggcttgctctttctgatattttaagctccatgatgttttcagcaattccttctatttgcttccatgcttgtattatcatgtagcgttctcttctcctttctagactgtatagttttaaaaaattgcagtctttcccagtagtcaaggtccttaacttcttctattctagcagtataggacctttgtacactctctatttgcgcaatatccttttggtagtgtgggtaccatatcacattgcagtactcgagtgtactacgcacataggttttgtaaagcataatcatgtgttcagcttttcttgttttaaagtgtctgaataacattcccatttttgctttacatttagccaacagtgttgctatttggtcgttgcataacatattcctatttaaaattacaccaaggtctttaattgcttccttgtttgtgattgtctcattattaggtcccttgtatgcatacaccattccttctctgtttccataatttattgattcgaatttatcggagttaaataccatcctatttatctccgcccattcatatattttgtttaaatctctttgtagtgagttcctatcttcatcacaagtaatttctctacttattcttgtgtcatcggcgaaacttctcactacggagttttcaacatcacagtctatgtctgagatcataataacaaatagcagtgcagctaataccgtaccttgtggcacaccagatattacctgggcttcatctgatttctcgtcatttgcaaccactatctgttttctgttttgcaggaattcttttacccattttcctatctttcccacaatattatgctttctcatttttttctccaatatgttatggtctacc
The nucleotide sequence above comes from Palaemon carinicauda isolate YSFRI2023 chromosome 18, ASM3689809v2, whole genome shotgun sequence. Encoded proteins:
- the LOC137658008 gene encoding LOW QUALITY PROTEIN: axoneme-associated protein mst101(2)-like (The sequence of the model RefSeq protein was modified relative to this genomic sequence to represent the inferred CDS: inserted 2 bases in 1 codon); translated protein: MSSSSARSLRSEIICGIVGRRQHNGEEADVGLPPHLKPATRLTRQRRPSCESTYSLSASSDIPRNRRGSIPPGGLPASPYRSQKHRSRFRSKSKSLDQGVPLNGLKLHSPRHRQGAYRSHESLVVRGAKKEVFGSELHVVSGEDTVDEGKDTVGEGKDNVNEGKDTVNVGKDNVDEGQDNVDEGKDTVDVGKDTIDVGKDTIDEGKDTAVKGKEIVTGSQEIFQEKSDVEAIEKTKDVEELKKTTDVEGLDAKANFEELQEKTDVQGLQESLLTKTPHEKSEPIKSKKKFRGKSQGGHYDEKSYSRFRVTKVEEKADNDVGNKSTKSEKSQKKLEVRKLFRSSLKGSHRRRKSAKIQEYPKSAGNHVSKIPNESKHLSKPEVKNGEHQDKVKVIDSQEQLQGEQKAKLQGKHKEELQKQNGELQKEQKDKTVEEAKEVEKEQTDETVKESNEEAQKKRNDEIADELKEAAEDKQTEETAEVSKEVENNQKEETAEESTEKAENKQKEKTVEKSKEEAENKQKEETVEESKDEAENKQKEETVEESKEEAGNKQKEETVEESKEEAENKQKGETVEESKEEAGNKQKEETVEESKEEAENKQKGETVEESKEEAGNKQKEETVEESKEEAENKQKEGTAEESKEEGNKQREETVKESKEEVENKQKKETVEESKKEAENKQKEGTAKESKEEAENKQKEETAEEYKEALKDKQREDTVKESKDISDAKQGGKTAEVSKETTQEKESRPIVDKSKETAQGEQKEETKEDPKEPKEDSKEATQEQTEEAIEASNEVVHEEQGQTTAEELKEAAEVKEREEAAEDSINATQEDQRQQAAEESKEAVQDEQKEKAAEESKAATPQDEKTKDSKEKAKEDKKEEKPKVSKRKSKVAPNKEKVKKPSEQEENTQAGPKVDGLQEKVNVEQYKEEKTEKTHDGQGVGEPQEPKADKTEGEIPVNGSQKELKAKKVKVTKSKIPKALGADVSNEAEVNVGKNLKPKKTAKKRSDSDGNTNTVKDKKELALEQSTALPPISVTDPNDTHTLNFELIFQENPLAPHDWTASHAKLYYPKKKKRRVRTTPKKEYHSDEDITIEPKGMDNSDEWSNAHSLGRSSNGRYAGHRRIQYRSIGNDLSTAGYCPRCDPNVEKKPRRVKRRIFKSGQIILFXFQKLSSFNFVSFCTVVSLLKCILTYNQARARKL